Proteins encoded within one genomic window of Mya arenaria isolate MELC-2E11 chromosome 13, ASM2691426v1:
- the LOC128213117 gene encoding syntaxin-12-like, whose translation MAGFGSFREHFDKKNDDQQADLTPDQIVGRNLEQISRNVMQIKAVLGTLERSVDIPDKRRELKDLQNDTQRLTKETDTALKKLARNLDKAPELRVQERRLKEIFQGLLSEYSGLQKTIRFQTRDSLRSSLNKSGNFDIKVADDGSLERDGEQIQIEQIEAEAELNLIKERESDLKQLEQDITDINSIFKDLSEMVEEQGEQIDIIEEKVEEAVVNVEVAVKELEIAEQNVTSSRRKKLGLIVIVVVLLVVVVTIIVLVAA comes from the exons ATGATCAGCAGGCAGACCTTACACCTGATCAAATCGTTGGCCGAAATCTGGAGCAAATTTCTAGAAACG TTATGCAGATCAAGGCCGTGTTGGGGactttggaacggtcagtagaCATTCCGGACAAACGAAGAGAGCT CAAAGATCTTCAAAATGACACCCAAAGACTAACCAAAGAAACAGATACCGCACTTAAGAAGCTCGCTCGAAATTTGGACAAG GCACCAGAGTTACGAGTACAAGAAAGGCGTCTTAAAG AGATCTTCCAGGGCCTCCTGTCGGAATATAGCGGCCTCCAGAAAACCATCCGCTTCCAGACCAGGGACTCGCTGAGAAGCAGTCTCAATAAGTCAGGAAACTTT GACATTAAGGTCGCAGACGATGGCTCACTTGAGAGGGATGG AGAACAGATTCAAATAGAACAGATAGAGGCTGAGGCCGAACTCAACCTTATCAAGGAGCGTGAATCGGATCTCAAACAACTAGAG CAAGATATAACGGATATAAACAGCATCTTTAAAGATCTTAGTGAAATGGTTGAAGAGCAGGGCGAGCAAATAG atataaTTGAAGAAAAAGTCGAAGAGGCAGTGGTAAATGTCGAGGTCGCCGTAAAAGAACTAGAAATTGCTGAACAAAATGtg acATCGTCAAGAAGAAAGAAACTAGGGCTGATTGTAATAGTAGTAGTGTTGTTGGTGGTCGTCGTTACAATTATTGTTCTTGTTGCCGCATAA
- the LOC128212935 gene encoding inactive pancreatic lipase-related protein 1-like, which translates to MLLKLVFCCQIATILGLFWNHEVCYNDIGCFKNNNPFDNSYGELPDSPESIKVRAFLWTQRNPEFPAELFYKEPQSIADSNFDARRPTKMLIHGFESSKDASPVVANLSRAFIKTGDYNVIGIDWSAGAKKFYPKAVANTRVVGAILQSLISVLQAQFSLKLADLHVIGHSLGAHIAGYVGHRVPGIARITGLDPAGPAFTKSDAIVRLDPTDALYVDAIHSDGAPLQDAGFGTILSMGHKDFYPNGGQVQPGCPAPISTTVEQLLTGQLSSAFATVSCAHDRAIWYFIESVLNANCQFTAHPCGSWATFKAGNCASCGGLPCPVMGINSSNTNVTGKFYLNTNKQSPFCVGNVSD; encoded by the exons ATGTTGCTGAAACTTGTCTTTTGCTGTCAAATTGCAACAATTCTAG GTCTGTTTTGGAACCACGAGGTATGCTACAATGATATAGGATGCTTCAAGAACAATAACCCTTTCGACAACAGCTATGGAGAGTTACCGGACTCCCCGGAGAGCATAAAG GTGCGTGCGTTCCTGTGGACTCAGAGGAACCCAGAATTTCCGGCAGAACTTTTCTACAAAGAGCCCCAGAGCATCGCCGACTCGAACTTTGATGCGAGGCGGCCCACCAAGATGCTTATACATGGGTTTGAGAGTAGCAAGGATGCATCGCCTGTCGTCGCTAATTTGTCAAGGGCATTTATTAAAAcg GGTGACTACAACGTCATAGGCATAGACTGGTCAGCGGGCGCTAAGAAGTTCTACCCGAAGGCTGTGGCAAACACGCGTGTTGTGGGAGCCATATTACAGAGTCTGATCTCGGTCCTCCAGGCGCAGTTCAGCCTAAAGCTTGCAGATCTGCACGTGATCGGCCACAGTCTGGGTGCTCACATCGCGGGATATGTGGGGCATCGCGTTCCAGGCATTGCAAGGATAACGG GACTCGATCCGGCGGGTCCGGCGTTTACCAAGTCCGACGCCATTGTCCGCCTTGACCCCACAGACGCGCTGTATGTTGACGCCATTCATTCTGATGGAGCGCCGCTCCAGGACGCCG GTTTCGGGACGATATTATCTATGGGCCACAAGGACTTTTACCCAAATGGAGGGCAGGTGCAGCCCGGATGCCCCGCCCCCATCAGCACAACCGTCGAACAGCTTCTAACTGGACAGTTAAGCT CGGCATTTGCCACCGTGTCCTGCGCCCATGACCGGGCAATCTGGTACTTTATAGAATCGGTCCTTAACGCCAACTGCCAGTTTACTGCACACCCATGTGGCTCCTGGGCGACATTCAAGGCAGGAAACTGCGCGTCATGCGGTGGTCTCCCTTGCCCAGTCATGGGAATTAACTCTTCGAATACGAATGTGACTGGAAAGTTTTACCtgaacacaaataaacaaagtcCGTTTTGTGTAGGAA ATGTGTCCGACTAA